In one Cercospora beticola chromosome 1, complete sequence genomic region, the following are encoded:
- a CDS encoding 40S ribosomal eS30 domain-containing protein: MHDGTTDYQMILSITETEAGRRFCVAAFPIPCQASSHSQAQFSIDAITWTASPHPAPANPSTQPTTTARTPHHTAIMGKVHGSLARAGKVKSQTPKVEPQEKKKVPKGRAKKRIQYTRRFVNVTMTGGKRKMNPNPTS, encoded by the exons ATGCATGATGGCACGACCGACTATCAGATGATCTTATCAATTACCGAAACCGAGGCCGGTCGCCGCTTCTGTGTCGCCGCTTTTCCGATCCCGTGCCAAGCATCTTCCCACTCACAGGCTCAATTCAGCATCGACGCCATCACCTGGACCGCTTCACCACACCCAGCGCCAGCAAATCCATCAACGCAACCC ACAACCACAGCTCGAACACCACACCACACCGCAATCATGGGTAAGGTGCACGGCTCTCTCGCCCGTGCCGGAAAGGTCAAGTCGCAGACTCCAAAG GTCGAGCcacaagagaagaagaaggtcccCAAGGGCCGCGCGAAGAAGCGCATCCAATACACCCGCCGTTTCGTCAACGTCACCATGACCGGCGgcaagaggaagatgaacCCAAACCCAACCTCATAA